Proteins from one Mercurialis annua linkage group LG7, ddMerAnnu1.2, whole genome shotgun sequence genomic window:
- the LOC126654883 gene encoding alkane hydroxylase MAH1-like — protein sequence MALISLSEIFLAFLSFVILRFLLNTNGQPINWPFVGMLPDTIFNFHRIHERITEVVEQDGLTFLYKGPWFSNVKILATVDPANIHYIMSSNFQNFPKGHEFSKIFNILGDGIFNSDYDSWKNQRKLAQALINHRQFNRFLVKTCQNMVEKGLVPVLEHVADQECVVDLQDLFQRFTFDITCVLVTGINPKCLSVDFPQVDFSKAMDDAEEALFYRHFWPEISWKIQRWLGFGPEWRMQKAHKVLDDVTAEYISRKRELLKEQSGSEQDEEEGVDLLTSYMSNEAGINGAKPDDKFLTDTILNFLLAGRDTTSSALTWFFWNISKNPKILSKIREEIKEKCSVFDPKELNSLVYLHGALCESLRLYPPVPFQHKAPFREDTLPSGHKIKPDTKIVFCLYSMGRMASIWGEDCLEFKPERWISEGGKIKHEPSYKFLSFNAGPRTCLGKEIAFTQMKAVAAKILHSYNFELVEGHHVSPETNSIILQMKYGLIVRISKRWV from the coding sequence ATGGCATTAATAAGCCTATCAGAAATCTTTCTAGCATTTTTAAGCTTTGTCATTCTTCGCTTTCTTTTAAATACTAATGGCCAACCGATAAATTGGCCGTTCGTCGGAATGCTGCCGGATACTATCTTCAACTTTCACCGGATTCATGAAAGGATTACAGAAGTTGTAGAGCAAGATGGTCTCACGTTTTTGTACAAAGGACCTTGGTTTTCCAATGTCAAGATTTTAGCTACAGTGGATCCAGCGAACATTCACTATATAATGAGCTCCAATTTCCAAAATTTTCCAAAAGGGCATGAATTCTCTAAGATATTCAACATTCTTGGAGATGGCATTTTCAATTCGGATTACGATTCTTGGAAGAATCAAAGAAAGCTTGCTCAAGCATTGATTAATCATCGACAATTTAACCGATTCTTGGTGAAAACATGTCAAAACATGGTGGAGAAAGGGCTTGTTCCGGTTCTTGAGCACGTAGCGGATCAAGAATGCGTGGTGGACTTGCAAGATTTGTTTCAAAGATTTACATTTGATATCACATGCGTGTTGGTTACGGGAATTAATCCGAAATGCCTATCCGTCGACTTTCCCCAAGTCGATTTTTCAAAAGCTATGGATGATGCTGAGGAAGCTCTATTCTATCGGCATTTCTGGCCAGAAATTTCGTGGAAGATACAAAGATGGCTAGGGTTTGGTCCAGAATGGAGAATGCAAAAAGCTCACAAAGTTCTTGACGATGTGACAGCCGAATATATATCAAGAAAACGAGAACTATTAAAGGAACAGTCCGGTTCGGaacaagatgaagaagaaggagTTGATTTGTTAACATCATACATGAGTAACGAAGCCGGAATTAACGGTGCAAAACCGGATGATAAGTTCCTGACAGATACAATTCTAAATTTCTTACTAGCAGGAAGAGACACAACTAGTTCTGCCCTAACTTGGTTTTTCTGGAACATTTCCAAGAATCCAAAAATACTGTCCAAGATAAGAgaagaaatcaaagaaaaatgCTCCGTATTCGACCCGAAGGAGCTAAACAGTCTGGTTTATCTTCACGGAGCTTTATGCGAATCATTAAGGCTATACCCACCGGTTCCATTTCAGCACAAAGCTCCTTTTCGTGAAGATACACTACCAAGTGGACATAAAATCAAACCAGACACTAAAATAGTATTTTGCTTGTATTCAATGGGGAGAATGGCGTCAATATGGGGAGAAGATTGCTTAGAATTTAAGCCAGAGAGATGGATTAGTGAAGGAGGGAAAATAAAACATGAACCATCGTACAAATTCTTATCATTTAATGCAGGGCCAAGGACTTGTCTTGGGAAAGAAATTGCATTCACGCAAATGAAGGCGGTGGCAGCTAAAATTCTGCATAGTTATAATTTTGAATTAGTGGAAGGCCATCATGTGTCTCCGGAAACTAACTCCATCATTCTCCAGATGAAATATGGCCTAATAGTCAGGATTAGCAAGAGATgggtttaa